Below is a window of Candidatus Nitrosotenuis uzonensis DNA.
AGAAGACATATCTGGTAAGACAGACCTATTTCTTGCTCTACGTAAGAGTCAAATCACAAGAATTTGATTCACATCGATGAAGACAGGTTTTATGGCAGGCAGTCTCATGCGTGAGCAGGACTAACGTGTCTTCTGATGCCAGATAACATCATTCGTGATAGAGCTTTAAGATTATTCTCCAGTATTATTTGGGCGCCACCAACTTTGGCATTAGTTTGGTTTTTGAACGCTTGACCGCCTACAAATATCGGAACGTGTGTCCTTTCCAAGATCTTTTTTACCAATCTCTGACCAGGTTTTATGTTGTCTGGCAGTGTAATTGAGATAACCACAAGATCAGGCTTTGAGGATTCGACAAACCTTGCGATTGATTCGTGTGGCTCTGTCGGTGTCAGATTGTATACTTTGTGGCCCATACTGGCAAAGTTAGTTTCTAATATGTTAGCGCCAAGATTGTGTTCTTCGCCCTCAGGAACACAAATAATGATCTTCTTTTTTCTCTGCACATGAGCGTATTTACTGTTTATCATCTTTACTAGCGTGTTTGCAATGTTACTTGCAACATGCTCGTCTGCTATTCCTATCTCGTTTCTTTCCCACATGTCTCCAATCTTGTACATGACTGGAGTAAGGATCTTCTCAAAAAAGCTCATCATTCCAGATGTTTTAGAATAGCTATCATAGATCTGCTTTGTGGCATCAAAATCCCCTTTTATGAGGTGACGATATAACTGAACCCTTAGTTTTGCTAACATGTTCTCCCTTTCTGCTATTTGTGTATTATCAATAGAAGACAGGTAAGCGATTATTTTCACATTGTTCCTATAGTCTTGTGGCAGATCATCCTTTGTTACCTCTGATGCCTTTCCCAAGTATTTGATTGTCTCCTGCCTTGCTGTATTCTTTTTTGGATCCCAGACACTTTTTACAAGATACAAATATTTCTCACCTTTTACTGTTTTAGCTCTTAGGTAAACCATGAACGTGTTCCATATGTCAAATTAATAAATAATGTTAAAGATTCATTCTAGTGCTAAAATTTTAAATTACATTCGTAAAAGCCTTAACAAAACAGTATGCAATTAGCACTAGTAGTTAATTTTACTACTAGCTTAAATAATATAATTTGAAAGAACATACATGAAGCAGCAAATAAAAATACAAAGCATACAAGTGCAGCCCCATGGTGATTCTCACGGATAAATTTCTAGTTGGAATAGGTTCTTGTCTTGTGGCGTTGGGAGTTGCCTTTTTACTTGCTACGCCATACATGTTAGATACACGCGATCCATTTGTGTTAGGTGGATTTTTTTGGTCTATTGTAGGTGGAACTACTATTGGATTTGGTTGGCATGCCGGAGACAAAAAGACAAAACAGCTTAATACCATGCGTTAAACCCATGCAAGCAAATACTGTTTCTTGCCAAGAGAAACCCTATAGCATATTGATTACAGGTGCTACTGGCTTTATTGGTTCTCGCCTTGTTGTTTCATTTACAAACAAGGGCTATTCTGTAAAGGCCTTATCAAGAAAAGATATGGCTGATCGTCAGAGCGTTCGATTTGTAAAAGCTGATATGTTCAACATGGAGCAACTGGAAGCAGCACTAAATGAAGTAGATGTAGCGTACTATCTAGTCCATTCCATGGAAGGAGATAAGAAGAACTGGAAAGAATTTGCATCAAGGGAGCGAATTCAAGCACAGAACTTTCTCAAGGCCGCAACAACGGCCGGAGTTAAGAGAATAATATATCTTGGAGGTTTGGCAGATGAGGAATTAGATCTCTCACCTCATATGAAAAGTAGACACGATGTTGGAAAGATACTCTCTTCTGGAAGCATACCTGTCACACAATTACGTGCCTCATTGATAATAGGTGCAGGCGGAGGGTCTTATGCAATGCTAAGATATCTTGTAGAACGGCTAAGAATAATGGTTTGTCCAAGATGGGTAAAATCAATGGCGCAGCCTATAGCATTAGATGATGTGATTGATTATTTGATTGAGTGTATAGAAAAACCAGAAACTACTGGAAGAACATTTGACATAGGTGGTCCAGAACGACTAACTTATGAACAGCTTATGCGAATCTATTCTGCATATCTGAACAAAAATCTCTTTGTTATACATATACCATTTCTTACTACACGGCTTTCCTCGTATTGGGTCGATCTAATAACTCCCGTAAAGGCTTCACTTGCAAGGCCTCTGATTGACAGCCTTGTACACGACACAGTTGTCAGAGACGATTCCATAACAAAAATCATTCATCTCAAACTTCGTTCAGTAAGGGAAGCAATAGATCTGGCAACAATGGAAATTAACAAAAATCCGCCTCCTGAAGAGATCAAAGAAAGCAAGACTGGTTTTAAAACAAACCAGCGCCTCTTACTTGCATCTCTTTTTGTAATGTCCTTTATAGGTACAACTTATTATTGGCTAGACGACCGACAAGAAGTATACCAACTCGGTTGGATTTTGGCTTCAGCATTGTGGCTTGTCACAATCGGATTCTCAATTCTATTTGTTAAAAATAAGACAAGACTTGGATACCTTGTTGCAGGAATACTCTCATGGGCCACTCTAGCATTCTGGCTATTTGACAACTATTACGTCGTATTCCAAGATTCTATAATAGCAAGACAGCCAAACTTTGAGATGACTGTGAGGAACTTTGTCGGAGTTATAGTCGCATGCACTTCAATACTTGCATCTCATAACGTCTTTCATAAAATACACTCATATCAGTATCGAGGTGTGCCTGTCTAGAAAACATTGTTTTTTACCTAGCTGCAAATTATACTATGTAATGGATCACTACGAAGAGGCGGCAAACAACTTTTTAGAGCTATCAAGCCAGCAGAGGCTTCAAATAATATTCAGGCTTTTGGAAAAGAAGTCCAAAGTAACCTCGATGGCAAAGGAGCTTGATGCAACAGTACAAGAAGTACACAGAAATTTTGCTAGGCTCGAAGACGGCGGATTTATAACAAAAGATCCGGATGGCTATTACGCACTT
It encodes the following:
- a CDS encoding cobalamin B12-binding domain-containing protein — encoded protein: MVYLRAKTVKGEKYLYLVKSVWDPKKNTARQETIKYLGKASEVTKDDLPQDYRNNVKIIAYLSSIDNTQIAERENMLAKLRVQLYRHLIKGDFDATKQIYDSYSKTSGMMSFFEKILTPVMYKIGDMWERNEIGIADEHVASNIANTLVKMINSKYAHVQRKKKIIICVPEGEEHNLGANILETNFASMGHKVYNLTPTEPHESIARFVESSKPDLVVISITLPDNIKPGQRLVKKILERTHVPIFVGGQAFKNQTNAKVGGAQIILENNLKALSRMMLSGIRRHVSPAHA
- a CDS encoding NmrA family NAD(P)-binding protein, producing MQANTVSCQEKPYSILITGATGFIGSRLVVSFTNKGYSVKALSRKDMADRQSVRFVKADMFNMEQLEAALNEVDVAYYLVHSMEGDKKNWKEFASRERIQAQNFLKAATTAGVKRIIYLGGLADEELDLSPHMKSRHDVGKILSSGSIPVTQLRASLIIGAGGGSYAMLRYLVERLRIMVCPRWVKSMAQPIALDDVIDYLIECIEKPETTGRTFDIGGPERLTYEQLMRIYSAYLNKNLFVIHIPFLTTRLSSYWVDLITPVKASLARPLIDSLVHDTVVRDDSITKIIHLKLRSVREAIDLATMEINKNPPPEEIKESKTGFKTNQRLLLASLFVMSFIGTTYYWLDDRQEVYQLGWILASALWLVTIGFSILFVKNKTRLGYLVAGILSWATLAFWLFDNYYVVFQDSIIARQPNFEMTVRNFVGVIVACTSILASHNVFHKIHSYQYRGVPV